A segment of the Lolium perenne isolate Kyuss_39 chromosome 3, Kyuss_2.0, whole genome shotgun sequence genome:
aatctgtttcagaattgcaaataccccaaacattgctttctttctattagaggccACCCTTGGCACAAAATCGAAATAAAAACGAAACAAagaggttattacagtagcaATAACTTACAATActcaacaaagcaaaaataacataaataaaacatgggttgtctcctttaagcgctttttttaacgtctttgagctaggcgcagaaatagtgcaaatcaagtattgtcaagagagaaATCATTAAGATCGGGAATGAAAGTAGTTTCAACCAGGCATTCTATGATATCTAAAGTGGTTTTTGAAATTCCTCTCTCAGCACTTTTAGTTTTACTTTCTTCATCAAATAAATTCTCAGGAACAATTCAATCAAAATTCGTATCGTAAGTTTCCTTAAAACTTTCCTCACTCCCTTGCTTCAAAGTGAAAATCATGCCCGCAGGCGACATAGTAATGGGACTATCCATTGAAAAAAAAATGCAAGCAACATAAATAAAGGCTATActattttttttggattttcaaTATAAAATGtaaacaagataaaaataaaatatacaagcaaaacaataacaaactaaaagagttgagagtgagaaactcccctcgcagaagagatgcttttctccccggcaacggcgccagaaaaagtctagCTGGGcacggagttgatgaaggagaatttatgcgcaacgttgagtggaaccccaagaggaaggtatgatgagcacagcaagaagttttccctcagtaagaaaccaaagtttatcgaccagtaggaaaAAAAATGTTCTCTCCCAAGGTgctgcgaaccaactcgtggcaggtggcactgccggcgtcagcagcaacggggagacctgcacacaaacaaccaagtactttgtccccaactttcagcgaggttgtcaagctcactggttttgctgaaaacaaagggttAAACGAATCGTGTGGAAGaaaattgtttgcagagaacagaacaggaaaatgttgtagaagattgccattaaaagaagaaggaccggggtccacagttcactagaggcgcctccccaaaaAAAAGTATGTTGGGTAaataaattacaattgggcaattgacaaacagagattctacgctaatggttggtgcagaatacatgctatgaaagtatgcgggcattacaacaatatacatagaccgtaatccaactgcatctatgactaataatccaccttcaggattgcatccgcgacaccctccagtattaagttgcaagcaacggactatcgcttcaagcaatgtgtgtaaagtaaacgatgaaactaccttgaatagaacaccgctgttttctccctagtagcaacaacacatctacaaccgtagagaacaaggtcacttcccatggttaaatagaggcataaacccactatcgagcataaatactccctcttggagtcgctagcatctacttggccagagcatctactagaaacaaagagcatgcaagatcataataacataatacataatctcaaccaaagcaatctctctataaatcggatccacatcaaaccaacatgtagaaattacaaatagatgatcttgatcatgttaggcagctcacaagatctatacatgaagcgcaacaaggagaggacatccatctagctactgctatggacccatggtcccgtggaggactactcacgcatcacctcagatgaatacatggcgatgtagaggcctccggcggtgatttccctcttcggcagggtgccgggatggactgcagaaccctcccgaactagggtttcggttgacggcggcgtcggaacttttcgtggatggaggctcaggtCCCTGGgattttcccgatacgaggaataaataggcggaagggaggaGCAAACGAGGcaacgaggcgccagtacatgggccaggcgcggccaagggtggggccgcgcctgccctatgtactgccacgtggcagttctcatgcgcgtgtccttctggctccgttttcgtcccggaaaaataagactctgggcttttaTTTTTTCcgattccgagaaactttcatgtacaacttttctgaaacacaataacagcagaaaataggaactgacacTGCAGCActacgttaataggttagtcgctgaaaatgctaaaaagtgtggaaaagtgcacataaaacatataaaaattgtaacaaaacaagcatagagcatcaaaaattatagatacgtttgggacgtatcagccaCCAAGCGTAGTCTACCACACCACCACTAAGCCTTAACCACCACTGAGGACATGGCCACTTGGGGTAGAGGGGCGGTAGCACACCACCTTGGAGCTAGAGGGCCTCCAAATTGGCACAAAGGCCTCGAGGTTAAACACCTTTCGTGAGTAAACCCGTGACCAGGGAAGGTATTGCTGCCCTACAACCATGATTTTCAGTAGCCGGATGCCAGACGGCCATAGATGTAGAGCTCCTGATGGTGAACTCCCGAAGAACTGGAGCATCTGCCCTTCAACCATGGTAGTCGACGGAGACCATACCGCCGATATTTTGCTCCCATATGAAGCAGCACCCGAGTCACCTCCCCGCCAAACTCCAGATGAGCAGAACATGGAGTTGGTTCCCTTCTTcccctcgcctccatggccgATTGGAAGAAGTCGCACAGTACCACTCCACTCAAGCAGGAGATGGCCACAAACACCCTGTTGCAGTCTCTTCTCCCCTCGCCACCATGGTCGGCCGAACAAAGAGAAAACACCACCTGGAGGAACCAGAGCACAACATCGACCTAATTGATGGAGTAGCTAGCAGTTACACCTCCCGCCACACCAAGGAAGGCTACGAGGAACAAGGCCACCAACAAGCACCGGATCTGGCCGAAAAGATCTTGCAGTTTCCTCCCAGCATAGAGCCGAAGACTGGCACATGGCCATACTACTCTAGTCCTAATGCTAGTATCTACACTACGAGATTTGGCACCTCGCATCAGTCCTTCCCGGCCAGCATCGCCGCTGAGAAAGACCTCGGGTCGGCCCGGCTCACCAGATTTGACTCTCAGGAACTGTAGTGATGAGAGAGATGGAAGGATAAGAGTTAGGTTAGTGCTTGTTCAGAGAGCTAGCACTATCCCGCCATGTCATGCCCGGTTCGAGCCATAAAGTGGCCAAAGCAGAGTCATGGCTAAAGTCTCTTTCCCTAAAAAGGTGATCCGATGATCCTTCCCTAGCTCCTCTCGGGTCTCCTCGCAGTGAGCGCGAATGTCCTGGTGCACTCTTCTAGGGTTTTGGTGGGGCATGCTCGGCGGGCCACACAGTCGGTCCAGGGAACCCTGGTTTCCCTGGTGACGACAATATGGTATAAAATGCACATTAGGTTAGTAACATGTCAAACAAATTCTACGAACTCCAAATCTTTTCAAAAAAAACTTCAGAAAATTCTTAGTGGATCAAAAATAACTATGTTGGGCTTTGGAATATAGTATTCCACCCAAGAGTTTGAAAGTTCGATATTCATGTTAATCCGTTTACATAAAATATTTTAATTCCAAttttagaaaaaagaaaaaataccTCAAAAGTTTCTTTTGCTTCAGAAAATTCCCATGGAGTCAAACAATCGAATCAATTTTATTTTATTAATTTAACATTTCAAAATTTAGAAATTTTTGGGATGGTAGAGACGGGACCAATTACATGAGATGCTCAAAGCAGCTGACATTAAAAGAGGTGGCATCAATCAATTGTTGATGGTGCATAGCGCTTCCAAGATCAAGAAGTCTTTGTCAAAGAAGAAGGCTAAGTCCAAGAGAGGCAGCGTGTTGGAACCAAGTCCAACTGCAACATACTATTATAACAGTCGAGTACAAATAACCAACTGCAAAAATATTATTATCCACGTCGGGTTGATAAACAAGTGACTTTGGAAACAGGTGACTTTGGAAATATCCACTGGGATGTGTTATTATAACAGTCGATTATTTCCTTGCATTCAGTTTTGCAGCTAAATCCAATTTCTTAGACTGCTTATAGTGGGGGTAACATAGGTGGTAACATCACACGGCATTTTGATGACATGAcatgataataaataaataaaagagtGAGACGGTaactactagctatgttaccataacatcacacaactCAAAACaatatgagtctacaacataattaaTAACACGTTGCATGAAATCACATCTAAGTTACTACACACTATGAAAGTAGTAACTTAAACTAGTAACAtaacatatgttactagtctaagttactccccactatgagcagccttagGACTTCTAGTTTTCGGTTTGCTTTGTCTTGTCAATACGCTCCTATTTAATTAATAAATGGTAGCAAATCTTTTGCCTCCTGTTCCAAAAAAAAAGTGCCCGACTGCGAGGACGACTTCGTTGCCGGTCTGTTTTATGACCAGTAAAACCAATTGTACGAAGAGACTCTAAAAATTTAGTTTTGTATTAGTGAAAGGGATGATGTCTGAAGTTGTCCATGAAAGTCATGATTGCTATGCTTTACCTTGCAGCCACACATATGCTCAATATAAAAGACTAAAGCCCAAGCGCTGCGATTGTCTTCTAGTTGACGAAGTTTTTTGTTTGTCACGGTCAACATACTTGTCCGCGATCATCCATATTGGCGAAAGAAATGGAGCATTTAGCTGAGAATGAGATTGAGGTAAGAATCCTGACTAGAAGCACAACAATTTTCTCTTTCGGCCGTCTTATTCTTCTTATGAATGAAAGTAATTCACGGAGTATATATACTTTCATCGTTTGCTATGCATTACTTTTAGATCTTTCCTCCGAGTTCCTAGAAGAAAAATATATATTCAATCGAGATAGCCTTATTTTCGGGTGCATGAATCATGATATTTTGTCTAAGGAAATAGGGACTTTGCAGAGTATGGTCATTTCACTGATCCTATGGTCGCGTACTATTAGGATCAGCGTTCCATTGGAATCGGGGAACCTCTTGGATTCAGTTCAAATTCGAATTTCTAGCCAAACGACCTTGCCAATACAATTGGATTCCATTTCTATTTTCCTAGGCTTACAGTAGGTCATAGATCGTTTTACTGATTGATTTATTTATTGAGAAAGGTCGCAATACAAGAAGATTTCCCTGACgctgcggcagccgccgccaatgcTGCGGCCGTGAAGAAGGCGGACGACGCCAGCTTGAAGAAACGAATGCGAATTGTCACCGAAGCTATCGTGAAAATGGTATGCCCATTTTTTCTCGCAGCCTGCGTCTCACTGTCTAAACTGGACATGGGAGATCAGCCCGGAGTACGAGACAGCTTGTCACCCCTGGCGGGCTGCACTCTCGCCTCCGGCATACTCTCACTTTTACCCCTCACCTTCCCAAATTGGTTCCCGGACAAACTGTTTGAATTCTCCATGTTCTTCATCCACCTTTGTGGTGTTCTCCTTATGGTCCTTGCCTTCCTCACCCTATTCCTTGTCGTGGAGGAATACGCCGCCTTGTTGGTTCTTGTTGGTGTCAGTGTGATGTTCACCATAAATTGGGCTCGCCGTACCGTCCTTAATGGATACGAGCGCGGTGCAACGGTGGTATATGAGAAATTTCTAGACGACCTTGAGAACTCGGTCGATCTCTCGGCTGCCATCACTTTCCTTCTATTCTTAGGGTTGGGAGGCTTGGTGTTAGGGGGACAGTACAACACCATACAACTGAGAAAAGGCAGCCTTGCTGAGGAGGATAAAGAGATGCTGCAGCTCCTTTTTCACACGATCTGGTTGAGCTTCTTCATTTGCATAGCTGGCGTATTTTTCATGCTGGTGTGCATGGTGCCTCCGGTGACCAACGGCAGACGTGAGGGTATTTGCCACATCATCGAAGGATTGAACTACTTCTTCTGCGGCGCCTTAACTTTGATTGTGCTGCTGATCACACTTGGGACGCTGAGAAAACTGTGGGTGGTTGCCTTTGCGATTGTGCTATCAGCAATTCCATTTATAGTATGGGGAGTTCTTGCTTTTCCCGGTGGTGCCATAGGAGAAGGGGATGAAGATATTAAGCCGGCGTCACTGGATCTGGCTAAAGTCACTTTTACGGGCTTCTTGGCTATCTCGATATATACCATCAGTGAGAACAGCCCAGTCAGCATCCGCGAGTCTTCCTCCTGGTTCATATTCTTCACTGCAATAGCTGTCAATAATAGCCTTGGGTGGAGGCTCCTCACACACCAGAAGAAACCGTCAGCAGCAAGGTTCACAGCTGCTAATGTTGCTTCTCTCGGCGCTCATATATGCATCGCTGCTGCTGTTATCCCGTTCGCATGCATGGCTTTCGGTGCATTCCGGGAAATTGCTACCACCGCTCAAAGTCCTATTCCGTGATGCCTACGGCTCATATGATGCAAATCTCATTTGGAAACTCTAGCTAATCCTGTTGTTATTGCCTCACACTGATGAGGCCAGCATCCCTTTTACCGTGTATTTGTATGGCACCTGGTATCATCTAATTAATAGGAGTATATTTTTATATATCTGTATCTACTATCTATCTATTTTACCTCTGTTTTGGAATATAAGCATTTATACAAACATAAACTGATCTGCTCCACCTTTTGGTACAAATATGTGAAGTTGGTTCCGTGGAACAGAAAAACACAGAGCGGTTGTTTATTTACGTTTCACTGCCACCGGTAAGTGATCAAAACTTACGCACGTTTTATCTTTCTCCCACTCCTCTTCCGGGCATGTTTCCCAACGCGCAGATTTTTTCCTGATTTGTCAATGCTCCCGGACGATAAGAGCATCTGCACTCGTCCCCCTTAATAGGGGTCGGGCGGCTACCAGTGGCGGCCCCTATACTAACTTTTTTCTTCAAAATATAACAAAATTTGTAGAAAAAGTAGATTCATAGATAGTTCGGCCATAATTGcccaatatttgtataaatttgaaaACATAGGCATAAAAAAATCTTAAAAATCTAATAACCGCCGCCGTTGCTGCCACGGCCTAGCCCTAGGCGGCGGTACATCGCCGTTGCATAGTCCTCCTCCTCGCcaggctcctccttcttcggCTGCGGCAGGTAGCTGAAGCCCTGGTCGGCGTGCCCGCGCCTCCCACGCGGCCTGCCGGACtggccgtcgtcgtcgccgttgtcCAGGTTGATGACGAGGCCGAGGCGACGCTCCTCCTCCGTGCGATGGTGATAGGCCGCGCTCCacgcctcggtgaactcgtccgtcGCCGCGAAGGACTCGAGCTGGGCTTGGTGCAGCCCAGGGAATTTCTCCGGGTCATCCTCCGCCTTGACGACGGAGGCCGCCGCCTTGTACTCTGGCGCTGGTGTCCACTCACGCTGGCACGGCGGAGATGGTTGGCGCCGCTCGCGGATGACGACGCCTCTGCCTCCATGGCGGCGCCTACAAGCAGGAGCCTCCTCTAGCTCATCCTTCACCGCCGCCAAGAAGCATGATGACGGGGCGTGTTGTAGGGGGAGTACCTGGCCGAGGACCCACGCGACGAGGAGGATCGGGAGAAGGAAGAgcgcgaggaggaggacgactggCGCCGCGCCGCCCACTAGCCGTTGCGCGCGGGGCCACCAGCTGCATCTGCCGTGGAGGCATCTGCAGCGGCGGGTCGTTCCCGTCAGCGATGTAGCCGAGGACCCATGCGAGGGTCCTCCTGGGCGCGCTCCACCACCGATTCCGCCCACTGGCCGTTGCGCGCAGGGCCGCTAGCTGCAGCTGCCGTGGCGGCATTTGCAGCGGCGGGTCGTTCCCGTCGGCAATGTAGCCGAGGACCCATGCGAGGGTCCTCCCGGGCGcgctccaccaccgccgccgtccGCTGGCATTGTTGTTCGCCGGCGGATCGCCGCTGCCGTCTTAGGTAGCGAGATGATCTTCGTGCAAGCGCTGGAAGAATGTCGTCCACGCTTGGTCGTTGTCCGGCGACCACCGCGGGTTGTTCCGCTCCTTAGGTGTTAGAGCACCTCTAGCAGAGTCCCTATTTCTCGGAACCGAATAAGGTGAGTTCTGTCTCCCGAAAAACAATTTGGTAGCGGATTTAGCGATGGCGCAGAACAGAAACCGAAAACATGAACCGAACTCGCTAAAATCAAACATCGCGGGAAATCGAAATTCTCGAATGCACTCGATTTCATCTGATCAAGCCGAATTCGTTCATAATTTACAATACTAGGGCAAAATACATGCATATTCGACCTACGTTACGAACTGGGGACCTAATTAAACTAGATTTTTAGTCCCCAGAGTGACTATACTGTTACCGGGGCGCTAATGTTGCCGGCGGAGGGTTTTTGCTCGCCGGATCTTCCTAGGCGACGACGACCGCCGCCTCGGAGGTGCTCCCGCAGGCAAGAGGCGGCCCGAcggcgtcgtcgtcatcatcgccgCGCGGAGGCAGCGCCGGCAGCGAGGGCGCCTCCGCTTCTCCTTTCGGCGCCTCCTCCGCGTGCGCTTCTAGGTACGCCATCATCTCCGGCCACTTCCGGCCGGCCTGCTTCCACGCGCTGTCGGAGCGCCTACGCCTGGCGCGCTCCGGCGACGCCCGTACACCCGGTGGACGCCGAGTAGACCTTCCGGCGCTGGATCGGCCACCTCCCCTACCCACGTGTCTTGCACGCGCCATTCCGGACGGAGGGGAGCTAGCCGAAGCGGCGGAGCGGCGTCGGAGAGTCCGAAATTGCTCATCAGAGCAGAGGCAAGCGGCGACGGCGGGAGAggagcggcggaggggagtagggtttacgAACCGAACTCTcctccgcgaacccttttaatagATGCCGTGCGGGAAGTTTCTCGGGCCCCTGAACTAcgtattcgggccggcccacGTATTCGGTCACTGATCGGCGCACgttcggcccgaacccgtaaatccgccggaaaagtttGGTTCCGGCGGGATTAacaggctctgttagagatgctcttaggtgcTCCCAAAAGTGATCGGATCGCCACGGCGCACTCCATCCCCATCGGCACCGGCAGGGTACCGCGGCTAAGCGCCCACTCCCCCCACCCCCGGACAGCGCATATCCGGCGGGACGGGGTAGCACACGTTCCAGAGGGCGCGCGCCTTGGCGACTTAAAGCCAtcggcggccgaagccgttgacGGCGGCGCCTTCTCTCTCTTGGAAGTCCATGGCTAGGGCTAGGACGTTGGAGAAGGTTTGGAGGAGGAGATGGCGAGGGCGCTGGCTGGATTGTGCGGCGAGGGAGCGGCGCAGGGGTTTATATGGCGCCGAGGGAGCGTTGGTGAGCATTAACGCCGCCGCTAAAGAGGAGAAAGTGTTGAAGACAAGCAGCATTAACACCGACGTGGCGCGGAAGGCGAGCAGACACTGAAGGCGAGCAACCTTTGAtgggcgaggaggaagacgactccgCCGACACTGGCGGGGCGGGTCCACAGCCATCAGTCGTTTCTTACGCCTTCTTCACACGTCGTTCCCGCCAACACGCGGCACACCGGCACTCCCGCTAGACTCCCTTTCTACTAGGTTCAGCTTGGGGGCACCGGATGTTTAGTTGGGGCATACGGGCTAAAAATCTATTTTGGGGGCCGCACCTGGGGCGATTTTGGGCGCCCAAACTCCCCAAAGGCATATAGGGgggcttggggggggggggggggggggatgctcAAATGGATAACACCCCATTTTGTTTTCCCACGCCTCACGCAGGAGGAAGTTGGTTGAGGTGGCCACAACAAGCTTCTGCGTGACAGTGAGAACGAATCGGACAAGTTTAATTCCAATGAAAGGTACGTTGATTCGTTTGCCGGCGGCCTCGATTCGGTGGCGTCAGGCGTAAAATAAAAGGCCGCTTCGTGTTTTCCTCCACGTATTTGTACCAACAAAACCGAAGCTCCCCACGTCAAATATATCCAGGTGAAAGGGTACTAATAATCTTGACGTGCATACAGTATAATCATAGTCACCTTGTTTGCCTAGTGAATAAATGTCTTGTAACTGCACTCTTATTACAACATTCCAAAATCTACACTTCCAAGAACTTGTTTCAGTCTCCCAAAGAAAGACACTTTACTAGCTTTGCAAAATAACCCAATACTGTAGTTGACCAACACCGAGATATTTCGTGAGATCGAAACTTGCTCCACTTagcaaaacatggttcacacaTGACTGGGTTTCTGCACAGTGGGCCCAGCTTGTCGAGTAAACAAGGGAGCTGAAAGGTTTGGTTCTGTGAAACGGTCATGCAAAACTACTTACAAGTGTAATTTGTTGATAATTTTGTTACAAACCGTGAATTCGAGAATCTATTCCTAGGGTATGAGCAGTGTAAATTGCCCTATTTGAACTTCTACACTACACAAAAAAAAATCAATTGGTGCAAAGGATTCATATATATTCATGTTTTATCTTGAATATGTAGCATAAGGGTGTGGCACCCTATTCCTCCAGTTTTAATAAAAGCATTGATCAACGTTGAAGAACAAAGCAAACACAAGAcatttttttcgagaaaacgcaaaaagcctttgcgtttcatttcattgaaaagaagAAGGGGAACAAGGTTTTTTTAGGAGTTACAACCCAGGCATAAAAAGGACATCAAAAGATTAATGTACATCCCAGGTGTTCGGCAGGATGTCGCGCAGGCCTAGTGCGCCGGCCCTGGCCCATAGGCTGGCCTCGTCCCGTATCTTGGCGGTGACGTCGTTGATGGATGGTGTCGCGCCGTTGAAGACGCAGTCGTTCCGCTGCTTCCAAACCATCCAGGGTATGAGTAGCGACATCGAGGCCAGTCCTCTGTGCATGGCCTTGGGCGTCGCCTGCTTGGCTTGGCTCCACCAGGAGATGAGTGTGTCGTCGCGGTCAGGTGGCCTGCAGGTAGCGCGTAGCCAGGCAAGGATGTCGAACCAGACCTTCCTGGAGAAGCCGCAGCCGATCATGAGATGCTGCATCGTCTCCATGTCTTGGTCGCAAAGCAAGCAGCGTGCATGATGCGGTAATCCACGGCGCTGCAAGCGCTCGGCCGTCCAGCATCGGTCGAGATGCGCCAACCAGTGGAAGAGCTTGATGTTATGGGGCGCCCATGTCTTCCAGGTTAGCCGCCAGGCATCACAGCGCACGGATCCATGGAAGGTGGCCTTGTAGCAGGAGCTAGCAGAGTAGACGCCGTTGTTAGTCCATTTCCAGACCATGGAGTCTGCCTGATCAGAGAGCTGGGTTTGCTCAATCCTTCGCCAGAGCAACAGATATTCTCCAATTTCCTCGATGCCCAGGACACCATGGATGTCGCGAACCCAGGAGCGGTCGTGCAGGCCCTGAGCGACGGTAGTGGAGCGACGCCGGCGTTTGGGGATGCAGGCATATAGGTGCGGCACCAGCTCGCGTGTGGACTTGCCGTCGATCCAGCGACCCTCCCAGAATCTCGCTGTGCGTCCATCGCCGAGGCTCATGGTGGTGGAGGCGAAGAAGAGGGCCTGTTCCTCAGCGGAGAACTGGAGGTCAAGTCCTTGCCAGGCCCTTGTCACGTCGGTT
Coding sequences within it:
- the LOC127338892 gene encoding uncharacterized protein, with amino-acid sequence MEHLAENEIEVAIQEDFPDAAAAAANAAAVKKADDASLKKRMRIVTEAIVKMVCPFFLAACVSLSKLDMGDQPGVRDSLSPLAGCTLASGILSLLPLTFPNWFPDKLFEFSMFFIHLCGVLLMVLAFLTLFLVVEEYAALLVLVGVSVMFTINWARRTVLNGYERGATVVYEKFLDDLENSVDLSAAITFLLFLGLGGLVLGGQYNTIQLRKGSLAEEDKEMLQLLFHTIWLSFFICIAGVFFMLVCMVPPVTNGRREGICHIIEGLNYFFCGALTLIVLLITLGTLRKLWVVAFAIVLSAIPFIVWGVLAFPGGAIGEGDEDIKPASLDLAKVTFTGFLAISIYTISENSPVSIRESSSWFIFFTAIAVNNSLGWRLLTHQKKPSAARFTAANVASLGAHICIAAAVIPFACMAFGAFREIATTAQSPIP